One part of the Aspergillus fumigatus Af293 chromosome 7, whole genome shotgun sequence genome encodes these proteins:
- the ugp1 gene encoding UTP glucose-1-phosphate uridylyltransferase, with amino-acid sequence MPLFSSSSSSSSSANKLTQFPRAQAFENASTSVAASQMRNALNALAETVPDPEEKKRFEAEMDNFFALFRRFLNDKAKGNVVNWDRINPPAPNQVVDYNDLGAEASVEFLNKLAVVKLNGGLGTSMGCVGPKSVIEVREGMSFLDLSVRQIEHLNRTYNVNVPFVLMNSFNTDQDTQSIIKKYQGHNVDIITFNQSRYPRIIKDSLLPAPKSFDAPLQDWYPPGHGDVFESLYNSGTLDKLLERGVEYIFLSNADNLGAVVDLRILQHMADTGAEYIMELTDKTKADVKGGTIIDYEGKARLLEIAQVPKEHVNEFKSIKKFKYFNTNNIWMSLRAIKRVVEENELEMEIIANEKSIPADKKGEADQAIYQLETAVGAAIRHFKNAHGVNVPRRRFLPVKTCSDLLLVKSDLYRLEHGQLVMDPNRFGGVPVIKLGSDFKKVSDFQKRIPSIPRIVELDHLTITGAVNLGRNVTLKGTVIIVATEGSTIDIPPGSVLENCVVQGSLRILEH; translated from the coding sequence AtgcctctcttttcttcttcttcttcttcttcttcttctgcaaaTAAGCTGACCCAATTCCCTCGTGCGCAGGCCTTCGAGAATGCCTCCACCAGTGTCGCTGCTTCTCAGATGCGTAACGCTCTGAATGCGCTTGCCGAGACCGTTCCCGACcccgaagagaagaagcgcttCGAGGCCGAGATGGACAACTTCTTCGCTCTCTTCCGCAGATTCCTCAACGACAAGGCCAAGGGCAATGTCGTCAACTGGGACCGCATCAACCCTCCTGCGCCCAACCAGGTCGTCGACTACAATGACCTGGGCGCCGAGGCCTCGGTGGAGTTCCTGAACAAGCTGGCCGTCGTCAAGCTCAACGGTGGTCTTGGTACCTCCATGGGTTGCGTGGGCCCCAAGTCCGTCATTGAAGTCCGTGAAGGCATGTCCTTCTTGGATTTGTCCGTTCGTCAGATTGAGCACCTGAACCGTACCTACAACGTCAACGTGCCCTTCGTTCTGATGAACTCGTTCAACACCGACCAGGACACCCAGTCCATCATCAAGAAGTACCAAGGCCACaacgtcgacatcatcaccTTCAACCAGTCCCGCTACCCTCGTATCATCAAGGACTCTCTCCTCCCCGCTCCCAAGAGCTTTGACGCTCCTCTGCAGGACTGGTACCCTCCCGGTCACGGTGACGTTTTTGAGTCGCTGTACAACTCGGGCACTCTGGACAAGCTGCTCGAGCGTGGTGTTGAGTACATCTTCCTCTCCAATGCCGACAACCTCGGCGCCGTTGTGGATCTCCGGATTTTGCAGCACATGGCGGACACTGGTGCCGAGTACATTATGGAGTTGACCGACAAGACCAAGGCCGACGTCAAGGGTGGTACCATCATTGACTACGAGGGTAAGGCCCGTCTGCTCGAAATCGCCCAGGTGCCCAAGGAGCACGTCAACGAGTTCAAGTCCATCAAGAAGTTCAAGTACttcaacaccaacaacatcTGGATGAGCCTCCGCGCCATCAAGCGTGTTGTTGAGGAGAACGAgttggagatggagatcaTTGCCAATGAGAAGTCCATCCCCGCCGACAAGAAGGGCGAGGCCGACCAGGCCATCTACCAGCTGGAGACCGCCGTCGGTGCGGCCATCCGCCACTTCAAGAACGCTCACGGTGTGAACGTTCCCCGTCGCCGTTTCCTGCCCGTCAAGACTTGCTCCGATCTCTTGCTGGTCAAGTCGGATCTCTACCGTCTCGAGCACGGTCAGCTCGTCATGGACCCCAACCGTTTCGGCGGTGTCCCCGTCATCAAGCTTGGATCGGACTTCAAGAAGGTGTCGGACTTCCAAAAGCGCATCCCCAGCATTCCTCGCATCGTCGAGCTGGACCACCTCACAATCACCGGTGCTGTCAACCTCGGCCGCAATGTCACCCTGAAGGGtaccgtcatcatcgtcgccacCGAGGGCAGCACGATC